The Trypanosoma brucei brucei TREU927 chromosome 9, whole genome shotgun sequence genome includes a window with the following:
- a CDS encoding fructose-1,6-bisphosphate cytosolic, with protein MPDYSRVPSTLMQFLMHNQPKGSRGAFTLLMMAIQTSVKVIEMNIRSAGAQGLFGHLNDGRANATGDEQAKLDVVANNAFKAYLMSSASVSFMGSEEDESIVVVSSGQQGDYVVFFDPLDGSSNIDANISIGSVWGIWCLPKGTKVRTTKDALKVLPRLSGRYLVSSGYAMYGTATNLVITTGSGVNGFTLDTTVGEFIHTHPNITLPQSRPIYSVNEGNLRHWDAWFKQYLHHIKNEGEKAYTARYIGSMVADIHRTLLYGGIFCYPGDKKKPGGKLRLMYEAAPMAFLIEQAGGLALTGDGRLLDVVPKEIHQRAPVFMGSRREVELCMSFKQKYNDRGGVQRERSKL; from the coding sequence ATGCCTGACTACAGCCGCGTCCCCTCCACGTTGATGCAGTTCTTAATGCATAACCAACCAAAGGGCAGCCGTGGGGCGTTCACATTACTCATGATGGCGATTCAAACGTCCGTAAAAGTGATTGAGATGAACATCCGCAGCGCAGGTGCGCAAGGTCTCTTTGGTCATCTTAATGATGGACGGGCCAACGCCACGGGTGACGAGCAGGCGAAGTTAGACGTGGTTGCAAATAACGCCTTCAAGGCTTACCTGATGTCCTCTGCCAGCGTGTCTTTCATGGGGAGTGAGGAGGACGAGTCAATTGTGGTAGTCAGTTCCGGACAGCAGGGCGACTACGTTGTATTCTTTGACCCTCTGGACGGCAGCAGTAATATCGACGCAAACATATCTATTGGCTCAGTGTGGGGCATCTGGTGCCTACCGAAGGGAACGAAAGTGCGAACTACAAAAGACGCTCTTAAGGTGCTCCCGCGCCTCTCAGGAAGATACCTCGTTTCCTCAGGTTATGCCATGTACGGTACCGCTACCAACCTTGTTATTACCACTGGCAGTGGTGTAAACGGCTTTACGCTTGACACGACTGTTGGTGAGTTCATCCACACCCATCCAAACATCACACTTCCACAATCACGACCCATTTACAGTGTGAACGAAGGTAACCTCCGTCACTGGGACGCGTGGTTCAAGCAATATTTGCATCATATCAAAaacgaaggagaaaaggcGTACACCGCTCGCTATATTGGTTCTATGGTTGCGGACATCCACCGGACCCTGTTATATGGCGGGATCTTCTGCTACCCGGGGGATAAGAAGAAACCAGGAGGGAAGTTACGGCTCATGTATGAGGCTGCACCCATGGCGTTCCTTATTGAACAAGCAGGTGGCTTGGCGTTGACGGGCGACGGGCGGTTGCTTGATGTCGTTCCGAAGGAAATTCACCAGCGTGCTCCCGTTTTTATGGGTAGCAGGCGTGAAGTGGAGCTGTGTATGTCTTTCAAACAAAAGTACAATGATCGTGGTGGAGTCCAAAGGGAGAGGAGCAAGCTTTAA